Proteins co-encoded in one Methanofastidiosum sp. genomic window:
- a CDS encoding zinc ribbon domain-containing protein: MIEGIILGIGLHAKVKVKQKRINKKRPILELEGGHDLFKKDNKWNYLTRIIDRENDHYLEVIKDIKTEKIIKKEDCKLSDHYGHGSAKWKKNRYKILRFFKTIISFFKRLFV; this comes from the coding sequence ATGATAGAAGGAATTATATTGGGAATAGGACTTCATGCAAAAGTAAAAGTAAAACAAAAAAGAATAAATAAAAAAAGACCTATTTTAGAATTGGAAGGAGGGCATGATCTTTTTAAAAAAGATAACAAGTGGAACTATCTGACTAGAATTATTGATAGAGAAAATGATCATTATTTAGAAGTTATAAAAGATATAAAAACAGAGAAAATTATTAAAAAAGAAGATTGTAAACTTTCAGATCATTACGGCCATGGCAGTGCCAAATGGAAAAAGAACAGATATAAGATACTTAGATTTTTTAAAACCATAATCTCATTTTTTAAAAGATTATTTGTCTGA
- a CDS encoding chromate transporter translates to MKILDSKNRELLSIFLIFLKISGFTIGGGYAMAPAIERNLINKKLISEKEFFNLLSIAQSMPGPIAFNLSILLGSKIKGFWGSLFASLGVLIPPFFGILIVSTIIQTYSDSIYIQKFFIR, encoded by the coding sequence ATGAAGATTCTTGACTCTAAAAATAGAGAATTACTTTCTATTTTTCTCATTTTTCTTAAGATATCCGGATTTACTATTGGGGGCGGATATGCAATGGCCCCTGCAATAGAGAGAAATTTGATTAATAAAAAATTGATATCAGAAAAAGAATTTTTTAATTTACTCTCAATAGCACAATCTATGCCGGGACCAATTGCATTTAATTTGTCAATATTATTAGGAAGCAAAATAAAGGGATTTTGGGGATCTTTATTTGCTTCACTAGGAGTCTTAATACCGCCTTTTTTTGGGATATTAATCGTTTCAACTATTATCCAAACCTATTCTGATAGCATCTATATACAAAAATTTTTTATACGATAA
- the atwA gene encoding methyl coenzyme M reductase system, component A2, whose translation MSEYLLEVENITITFDGRKILDNVSFKLKEGESLGLLGKSGSGKSVLINILRGTKEYRPTEGKIFYNVSYCPKCLKVDLPSKKGTKCTKCNEEMILKKVDFWEDKTLFNQIRKRTAIMLQRTFSLYGEKTVMENMQDAFTGTEIPRNMVIPRIIELLQKVNMVQRMTHIARDLSGGEKQRIVLARQLAINPMLLLADEPTGTLDPLTASTVHNVLLDSVKQGMSLIVTSHWPEAIELLTQKAVWLENGKVIQSGDSKEVVKSFMQKLMPEEKIRFPGIGSSIIELWDVKKHYYSISRGVVKAVDGVTFAVNEKEIFGLVGKSGAGKTTVSRIIAGITPFTDGELNIRIGDEWIDMKEPGFLGKGKAMLYMGMLHQEYTLYPDKNVLQNLTDSIGIKLPKELGKMKVISVLEGVGFEDPTELDEILLKMPDALSVGEKHRIALAQVLIKEPRIVILDEPTGTMDPFTRKIVAKSIRKAREVLGETFLIVTHDSDFIVDVCDRACYMKDGKVVLIGEPEEIKERMISIKEPENE comes from the coding sequence TTGAGCGAATATCTTTTGGAAGTTGAAAATATAACAATAACTTTTGATGGCAGAAAAATTCTTGATAATGTATCCTTCAAATTGAAAGAAGGGGAATCTTTAGGTTTATTGGGTAAAAGTGGTAGCGGTAAATCTGTCCTTATCAACATATTGAGGGGAACTAAAGAATATAGGCCAACAGAAGGTAAAATCTTCTACAATGTTTCTTATTGCCCAAAGTGTCTGAAAGTTGACCTTCCAAGCAAAAAGGGCACTAAATGCACTAAATGCAATGAAGAAATGATTCTAAAAAAAGTTGATTTCTGGGAAGATAAAACGCTCTTTAATCAAATAAGAAAAAGAACTGCTATTATGTTACAGCGTACATTTTCACTTTATGGTGAAAAAACGGTAATGGAGAATATGCAGGATGCTTTTACTGGAACTGAAATCCCAAGAAACATGGTCATACCAAGGATTATAGAACTTCTACAAAAAGTGAATATGGTCCAAAGGATGACACATATTGCAAGGGATTTATCGGGTGGAGAAAAACAAAGAATAGTTCTTGCAAGACAACTTGCCATAAATCCTATGTTACTTCTAGCTGATGAGCCTACAGGAACATTGGATCCTTTAACTGCAAGTACGGTTCATAATGTCCTTCTAGATTCGGTAAAACAAGGGATGTCCCTAATAGTCACATCACACTGGCCTGAAGCTATTGAGTTGTTGACTCAAAAAGCTGTTTGGCTTGAAAATGGAAAAGTAATCCAATCTGGAGATTCAAAAGAAGTTGTTAAATCCTTTATGCAAAAACTAATGCCTGAAGAGAAGATAAGATTCCCAGGCATTGGAAGTAGTATAATTGAACTATGGGATGTGAAAAAACACTACTATTCTATATCTCGTGGAGTTGTTAAAGCTGTTGATGGGGTTACTTTTGCCGTTAATGAAAAAGAGATTTTTGGATTAGTGGGCAAGAGCGGAGCTGGCAAAACTACAGTTTCAAGAATTATTGCTGGGATTACTCCGTTTACTGATGGCGAACTAAACATAAGAATCGGTGATGAATGGATAGATATGAAAGAACCCGGATTCTTAGGTAAAGGTAAGGCAATGCTCTACATGGGAATGCTTCACCAAGAATATACTTTGTATCCTGATAAAAACGTACTACAAAATTTAACTGACTCTATAGGAATCAAACTTCCAAAGGAATTAGGAAAAATGAAAGTTATTTCTGTCCTTGAAGGTGTTGGCTTTGAGGACCCAACTGAACTTGATGAAATACTACTTAAAATGCCAGATGCTCTTTCTGTTGGAGAAAAACATAGGATTGCATTGGCCCAAGTATTAATCAAGGAGCCAAGGATAGTTATTCTTGATGAACCTACAGGTACTATGGACCCATTCACAAGAAAAATTGTTGCAAAGTCTATAAGAAAAGCTAGGGAAGTATTGGGTGAAACATTTTTAATAGTCACGCACGACTCTGATTTTATCGTGGATGTTTGCGATAGGGCATGTTACATGAAAGATGGAAAAGTAGTTCTTATAGGGGAGCCTGAAGAAATAAAAGAACGAATGATATCTATTAAAGAACCTGAAAATGAATAG
- a CDS encoding N-6 DNA methylase: MKLLFFLSGGNTLFAKEEVVSLLDSYGAIYKIEHSEGQLLLVNINKKNIEFLYRLGLTHFVLEIISDSIIDEKMDRILSGIQWDSVLDFNRTFKVRVKNKDVKDYGDLESIIGKSISNFFQNKIKVDLTNPMDEIVGVILNDRLVIGKKIFERNKSDFNKRKPQLRPFFSPTSIDPRIARAMINISQAQSEILDPFAGTGGILIEAGLIGLETYGLDIEEKSVLGTKMNLSNYGIHNFDIRVGDARKIYGTFGRKFESIVTDAPYGRSTKIDKDKEKMYKDCFFSMLESFKKRCVVGLDKEYPFEEIGFRIESIYSFRVHKSLTRYLHILSHR, encoded by the coding sequence ATGAAATTACTATTTTTTTTGTCTGGGGGCAACACTTTATTTGCTAAAGAAGAAGTTGTTTCATTGCTAGATTCTTATGGTGCAATCTATAAGATAGAGCATTCTGAGGGGCAACTGCTACTAGTTAACATTAATAAAAAAAATATTGAGTTCCTTTATAGATTGGGCCTGACCCATTTTGTTTTGGAAATTATTTCTGATTCAATTATTGATGAAAAAATGGATAGAATTTTATCCGGAATACAATGGGATTCTGTACTTGACTTTAATAGAACTTTTAAGGTTAGAGTTAAGAATAAAGATGTTAAAGATTATGGGGACCTCGAAAGTATCATTGGAAAATCGATATCTAATTTTTTTCAAAATAAAATAAAGGTAGATTTAACGAATCCAATGGATGAAATAGTTGGGGTCATTTTAAATGATAGATTAGTTATTGGGAAAAAAATATTCGAAAGAAACAAGAGTGACTTTAACAAAAGAAAACCACAGCTTAGACCCTTTTTTTCTCCAACATCAATTGATCCACGTATAGCAAGAGCTATGATCAATATTTCTCAGGCACAATCAGAAATCTTGGATCCCTTTGCTGGAACAGGGGGGATTTTAATTGAAGCAGGATTAATAGGCCTGGAAACTTATGGTCTAGATATAGAAGAAAAAAGCGTATTGGGAACAAAAATGAATCTTTCAAATTATGGAATACATAATTTTGATATTCGTGTGGGCGATGCAAGAAAGATATATGGGACCTTTGGTAGAAAGTTTGAGTCTATCGTTACCGATGCACCTTATGGCCGTTCAACTAAAATAGATAAAGATAAAGAGAAGATGTATAAAGATTGTTTCTTTTCAATGTTAGAATCTTTCAAAAAAAGATGTGTAGTAGGCTTGGATAAAGAATATCCTTTTGAAGAAATAGGATTTAGAATTGAAAGTATCTATAGTTTTAGAGTTCATAAAAGCCTTACTCGATATCTTCATATCCTATCCCATCGATAA
- the pcn gene encoding proliferating cell nuclear antigen (pcna) — MSRFISSDISSIKQVIESISELTGECLFTIKNNGIYIEGTDPSLISKVEFFMPAKTFDTFQIDVEESIGINIDSFARICKRASAGESLIIDVNSKAGKIEIVLESDFKRNFEFTLLSTSNFNIPTLNPKYSTFIEIDSKIFRDIIKDMAIIGGTILFSVHKNNISILSEDYTSKALAEISSDSSSIRKFETKTTQRSKYNLNYILSFLNAYALSDYLKISVGGTKLPLKLEYPTKDEGRFTLYLAPMEI, encoded by the coding sequence ATGTCCCGCTTCATATCCAGTGATATATCATCTATTAAGCAAGTAATTGAATCAATATCTGAACTTACGGGAGAATGTCTTTTTACAATAAAAAATAATGGGATCTACATCGAGGGGACAGATCCTTCTCTTATATCAAAAGTTGAATTTTTCATGCCTGCTAAAACTTTTGATACTTTTCAAATAGATGTTGAAGAGTCTATTGGGATTAATATAGATTCCTTTGCGAGAATATGTAAACGAGCAAGTGCTGGTGAATCATTGATAATTGATGTCAATTCTAAAGCTGGCAAGATTGAAATTGTTTTAGAAAGTGATTTTAAAAGAAATTTTGAATTTACTTTACTTTCAACAAGTAATTTTAACATACCAACATTAAATCCAAAATACTCAACTTTCATTGAAATTGATAGTAAGATTTTTAGAGATATTATAAAAGATATGGCCATAATTGGAGGCACTATCCTTTTTTCAGTACATAAAAATAATATTTCTATTCTATCTGAGGATTACACATCAAAAGCTTTGGCTGAAATCTCTTCAGATTCAAGTTCTATAAGAAAATTTGAAACAAAAACTACTCAGCGTTCAAAATATAATCTAAACTATATTTTAAGTTTTTTAAATGCATATGCTCTCTCAGATTACCTTAAAATATCTGTTGGAGGAACAAAACTTCCCTTAAAACTTGAGTATCCTACAAAAGACGAAGGTCGATTTACTTTGTACCTTGCTCCAATGGAGATATAG
- a CDS encoding P-loop NTPase — translation MGESLVISSGKGGVGKTTIAANLGIALSEVGLNVLIFDADITMANLELIFGMEGLPKTIQDVLEDKARPEDIVYDGPGGVKVVPAGLSLRRLKKSDPDKINQIFKVFVEKVDLLIIDGPPGLEVDAVTSIAASQNMLLIVNPEITSLSDALKIKLVAEKLGTRILGVIVNRVRGDPTEVSGPEIEAILELRIIGNIPEDQIVKKSTTLGKPFVLLDPKSPASLAIRDIAKKIAGKKSEFDSSTKSMNKLMGGLFGR, via the coding sequence TTGGGAGAATCACTAGTCATATCCTCAGGAAAGGGCGGAGTAGGTAAAACAACAATAGCCGCCAATTTAGGAATTGCTCTTTCTGAGGTTGGGCTTAACGTTCTAATTTTTGATGCAGATATAACTATGGCCAATCTTGAGCTAATATTTGGAATGGAGGGATTGCCCAAAACAATACAGGATGTATTGGAAGATAAAGCAAGACCTGAAGATATAGTATATGATGGCCCTGGAGGAGTTAAAGTTGTTCCAGCTGGTTTATCATTAAGAAGACTAAAAAAATCAGATCCCGATAAAATTAATCAAATATTCAAAGTATTTGTTGAAAAAGTTGATTTGTTGATAATTGATGGGCCTCCTGGACTTGAAGTAGATGCAGTTACTTCTATAGCAGCTTCACAAAACATGCTTTTAATAGTAAATCCTGAAATTACTTCCTTGTCCGATGCATTAAAGATAAAATTGGTAGCTGAAAAATTGGGCACAAGGATTCTTGGAGTTATTGTAAATAGAGTTAGAGGAGATCCAACAGAAGTTTCAGGTCCGGAAATAGAAGCAATACTTGAACTCAGGATAATTGGTAACATCCCAGAGGATCAAATAGTAAAGAAATCAACAACACTAGGCAAACCTTTCGTGTTATTGGATCCAAAATCTCCTGCTTCACTAGCTATTAGAGATATTGCTAAAAAAATTGCAGGAAAGAAGTCAGAATTTGATTCTTCTACCAAATCCATGAATAAATTAATGGGAGGACTATTTGGGAGATGA
- a CDS encoding archaeosortase/exosortase family protein, whose translation MIKNNIIQKYGEENYIKLLFFIKGALISIFLYVISDYTPIRIFTAQAVKEGITFFDIQKPLIISGKFVAVGNYEISKRCIGLASGAIFTALFILSSFKLVKKIIYLSLFLISLLFLNILRLIITIYLFEQGYTWLIAHDILAYVLGIGFSFLVLIRINPYIPLFR comes from the coding sequence ATGATAAAAAATAATATAATTCAAAAATATGGCGAAGAAAATTATATCAAGTTATTATTTTTTATCAAAGGGGCGTTAATATCTATATTTCTTTATGTTATAAGTGATTATACCCCCATTAGAATATTTACTGCGCAGGCTGTTAAAGAAGGGATAACTTTTTTTGATATACAAAAGCCACTAATTATATCTGGTAAATTTGTGGCCGTTGGAAATTATGAGATATCTAAACGATGTATTGGATTGGCTTCAGGGGCTATATTTACTGCTTTATTTATTTTATCTTCTTTTAAACTAGTCAAAAAGATCATATACTTATCACTATTCCTTATAAGTCTATTATTCCTTAATATATTAAGATTGATAATAACAATATATCTTTTCGAACAAGGTTACACCTGGCTTATTGCCCATGACATATTAGCTTATGTTCTTGGGATTGGTTTTTCATTTCTTGTTCTAATAAGAATTAATCCTTACATACCATTATTTAGATAA